In the Chloroflexota bacterium genome, GCAGTCGCGTCGCGCAGATTTGTTCGAGTGCGTTTGGGATGCGCGTACTCGCGTTCGACCCGTACGCGAACGCGGAACGGATGAAGCAATGCGGCGTCGAGTTGGTCGCGAGTGTGGACGCACTGGTTCCGCAGTGCGATTTCGTTTCGATCAATTGTCCACTCACGCCAGAAACGCGCGGGCTGATCGGCGAGAAACAATTGCGCGCGATGAAATCGTCGGCGTACTTGATCAACTCGGCGCGCGCGCCGGTCGTGGACGAGGACGCGCTCGTGCGTGCGTTGCGCGAACGCTGGATCAAGGGCGCGGCACTCGATGTGTTCAACACAGAGCCGCCACCGCCGAATCATCCCTTGCTTACATTTGATAACGTCGTGGTCGGTCCGCACCTGGGTTCGTTCACGCAAGAGGCGATGTTGCGAATGTTGTCGCAGACGGCGGAGCAGGTGTTGATGGTTTTGCGTGGCGAGCGTCCGCCGAATTTGGTGAACGCGGATGTGTGGGGGAAGCGGAAACAATAACGATAAATACGCAATACGCGATGTTTTACTGCGTATTGCGTATTGCGTGATGCATGATGCGTGAATCTTGGCTTGCTTATTCGCACTTGCCGACGGTTCGTCGTAGATACTGCATTCTGTGTCATGTGCGCGGCTTTATTCTTTTGCTCCAAAATATTTGAAAAATAACTCTTTTGAAAGTTTTGCGCCCGCATCGGTCAGAACAACTGACAGGGCTTTGCCCTTTGGATTGCCAATGTATCCTTTATTGTACAACCTATCCATCGCTTCCCAATCCAAGCCCTTCCATGCCCGGGTCGCATATTTATCGTGAGAGCTTGTGAGGAATAAAAGCGCCAATACCATTTCGTCAACCTTGTCTTTATCGTACTCCATAACATCTCTCTCCTTGACTGGCA is a window encoding:
- a CDS encoding hydroxyacid dehydrogenase: MNQVLIVFPDTPQSVLDMLARETHVVGPIDASDDWLIAMRDSAAVITVVQPQFTGAVMDASPRLRVIGRPGIGVDNVDLRAATERGICVVNTPDAPTQPVVEKVIAWILMLSHRLRDADRVTRVENWAGRSALMGNDVFGKTLGLIGTGRVGSRVAQICSSAFGMRVLAFDPYANAERMKQCGVELVASVDALVPQCDFVSINCPLTPETRGLIGEKQLRAMKSSAYLINSARAPVVDEDALVRALRERWIKGAALDVFNTEPPPPNHPLLTFDNVVVGPHLGSFTQEAMLRMLSQTAEQVLMVLRGERPPNLVNADVWGKRKQ